In Clostridium thermosuccinogenes, the genomic stretch TAGTTCCGTCTTTATGGACTATAGCTGTGGTAAGCTCTTCATCATGACTTATAAAGCTCATCCCAACGTTTGTTAAGGGCTGAATCTTAATGGTCTCTTCAATGATGCAGGTATTTCCTTGATTATCTATGATGATAAGCTTCAGCTCATGATTGCCCGTAGTTACAAACGTGTGATATATGTACTTATTTGTACCGACCAGCTCGCCATCGATCCGCCATTGATAAGACTCGATCTTATATCCATCCCGTCTGGCAATGTTCTCTACCTCTGCAGCATCAAAGAAGAACTGCTTCTCTACAACGCCGTGATTTGGAATGGTCAGGTTATTCAAACCTACATCAAGCAGTTTTACGGTAGTAAAGGATAAATCAAATGTATCATTAATTATGCCTCCATCACTTGCATATGCTCCCTCAGAAATGCTTACTGTATAAGTTGTGTATGAGGAAAGCTTGGAAACGGGTACCAATCTCTCTCCGTTCTCTATTTCAACGACCATGAATTCAACCGCATTCCAATTGGAATCTGTAAAGACGATGTTCGAATG encodes the following:
- a CDS encoding Ig-like domain-containing protein; its protein translation is MLSNKSPAAWQRNVPVDATVAFGFNVPVRRGSAHSNIVFTDSNWNAVEFMVVEIENGERLVPVSKLSSYTTYTVSISEGAYASDGGIINDTFDLSFTTVKLLDVGLNNLTIPNHGVVEKQFFFDAAEVENIARRDGYKIESYQWRIDGELVGTNKYIYHTFVTTGNHELKLIIIDNQGNTCIIEETIKIQPLTNVGMSFISHDEELTTAIVHKDGTILWRNQYELKLVHDGQLINGEEIGVALYKDNIYHVAFSAAYLFELMHYR